A portion of the Pseudoalteromonas luteoviolacea genome contains these proteins:
- a CDS encoding Ig-like domain-containing protein produces MMNLSAMVRIYIALIFAVAMVGCGGKDDSKPLQQIDNTSELVEQLNESSSNTSSNVPVVVDFSYQPKFRHARLAATQVVDELMINGTGDLTHPQGDFTERGNITVAVDNIEDPDGIGRVLLGFDNAEQAIELCSANCTSPFKFTQTGVNPFDFGQPRGTINLQVWVEDLNGNLSIVAIKQVNWQPLSVVVEPAQRQDDGSVEINWQPLDSALRYNVYLSEEPINSRSSIDSLPTSNRFVALSTTTQSFSGLDPKKHYYVLVTGIDGSGESAFSESILLPATEQTPPIANNDGFTGLQFESISGNVLTNDLDLGFGPIEVLGNLITAPSNGSVNISANGDFVYTPNDSFFGTDSFVYQIQNSQGATAQATVTLEVEAVKISILTLNNTYTVEKNTELTVAGRGVLVNDVHLSDQTLQIDTQPERDVVNGVLSLNSDGSFTYVPNSEFIGDDSFVYRVRSNDGEVQLAEVFISVQESVTSIPPVAVNDAFETSEDFILSVSSPGVLENDIDQALNTVSISIETTTTSGSLELTEEGGFRYVPNADFAGQDFFIYIITNEVGLSASAFGVINVLSVNDPPMAMDDSFEVAQGQPTAINVVSNDSDKDGELVLSTLEIVMQPMHGSVSVDSSTGQLIYQSDANYRGSDYFVYTIEDNEGAKSNEAFVQIFVTGENSAPVAVNDIASTSQGVPVDIDVLANDADSDGSLVFSSIEITTNPANGQVNLNSSDGVLVYTPSSGFFGTDSFQYRVQDNENQFSNIASVTVTVQAVNQAPVANADSAQVEIGASVMIAVLENDTDSDGTIDASTVEVVTNPSKGTVNIGSTGEISYMHSGTAVGTDSFSYRVSDDDGTLSNIALVSINIVEPNTIPIANADTASLDKNTSVMIDVLNNDDAKGQTLNLSSIEIINPVSHGSTFVDTSTGYISYIPMNNFVGTDSFTYQIMNNLGETSNVATVTITVLPKNYSPTVSPNSANIDTSVSNGELVLQVTASDPDGDSISYTLNGTNASLFSIASNGQVTVANAGQISTNGEAVYTLTVEVCDNASPSLCASAQITINVSVAQTTFVANKLTTFGSDGESIVRLRASMESHEAGQSLLLSDGSVLVVGGVGYWNETLVRNIHRASIAKVMPDGYPDTSFASQGVFTSYFGIEVADQPQNIVAKAVAVDSSNRIYVAGFADFGATEAQELLLFRLTAEGVHDTSYGAGSGYTKLPLTTGGRVTPISIAVDDAQVVTVLSNVAVGENTSIKFTRVDASGNITASLDIAPSSSQYADGVIDLGSNLLVYGEVMSEAGNKDLLFVRVIEDTLAIDTSFQSAGFLQIDIYSAAFDNQVHDVIQLSDGKLLLTGDSYLTGGSDKSVFVMRLNSDGSMDTSFNSTGYILYELNQLPASGIDGQDFSTWNAFGFGLYADDTHYYVGIGRGQYSTSSNAVQLFRTDLNGVIDTSWLPESGGPTAYRQFLLTPVDWHRTSQGLFVYGYQYRSVGNNFFYSQWIGEFTLSAALNSNFGSAGEVNLDTGDANESFTEGLSIQSSSSQLLLTGNATTWQNGEVPYVYKLDDTGKGVASFGNLGKVQLALSTSVTTTTAVEALAGNILLAGNQTVDQAVIVNVKNNGQQDFDFIPGSSATAIGISASTYGGTGSTIKVTKLYTLPTSDFIAFAKINDGCIDQSHAFFYSSVGLMLGHFQYPVPSEVSCGTTARGIDFIHPVSTTELVGIGTDEQVFSEPRVILAKSNLTGDLDASFGTAGVSALDIGLVSGETMDLKGSFVDSQGKFVIFGTGGSKNFVLRVNIDGSIDSTFGSGGVLIFEQLGTTAVVVKQGWVQSTGELVLFLQESSGQGVYIARVKLGDDAGTLDTAFNTVGYQNFSTPMTGQLSSAISLNNGDSFVLVLQQDEPKVIVLQAGIIEISD; encoded by the coding sequence ATGATGAACCTAAGTGCAATGGTACGTATTTATATCGCACTCATATTTGCAGTAGCGATGGTCGGTTGTGGTGGCAAAGACGATAGTAAGCCACTTCAACAAATAGATAATACATCTGAGTTGGTAGAACAGCTCAATGAATCAAGCTCAAACACTTCTTCGAATGTTCCTGTCGTAGTGGACTTTTCATATCAACCGAAATTTAGACATGCTCGATTAGCCGCGACTCAGGTCGTAGATGAATTGATGATCAATGGGACGGGCGATCTTACTCACCCACAAGGTGATTTTACAGAACGTGGTAATATCACGGTTGCTGTTGATAACATTGAAGATCCTGATGGTATTGGCCGCGTTCTGCTAGGCTTTGATAATGCTGAGCAGGCGATAGAGTTATGTAGTGCAAATTGTACTTCTCCTTTCAAGTTCACTCAGACCGGTGTTAATCCATTTGACTTTGGTCAGCCGAGGGGCACTATCAATTTGCAAGTATGGGTTGAGGATCTAAATGGCAACCTGAGCATAGTGGCGATAAAGCAGGTTAATTGGCAGCCGCTAAGTGTTGTGGTAGAGCCCGCGCAAAGACAAGATGATGGTTCTGTAGAAATTAACTGGCAGCCACTTGATAGTGCGCTTAGATACAACGTTTATTTGTCAGAAGAGCCGATAAATAGTCGTTCATCGATTGATTCACTCCCAACGAGTAATCGATTTGTTGCCCTATCAACCACCACCCAATCATTTTCAGGTTTAGATCCGAAAAAACATTATTATGTTCTAGTTACTGGCATTGATGGGAGTGGCGAAAGTGCTTTCAGTGAATCAATATTACTACCTGCTACTGAGCAAACTCCTCCGATTGCGAATAATGACGGCTTCACAGGTTTACAGTTTGAATCGATTTCAGGCAATGTGTTAACTAATGACTTAGATTTGGGCTTTGGACCTATCGAGGTTTTGGGTAACCTTATTACGGCACCATCAAATGGTAGTGTGAACATTTCTGCAAATGGTGACTTTGTATATACACCTAATGATAGTTTTTTTGGTACGGATAGCTTTGTATATCAAATACAAAACTCACAAGGTGCGACTGCTCAGGCGACTGTGACTTTGGAAGTAGAAGCGGTAAAAATCTCTATATTGACACTTAATAACACTTACACGGTCGAGAAAAATACGGAGTTGACTGTGGCGGGAAGAGGTGTGCTGGTAAATGATGTGCACTTATCTGACCAGACGTTGCAAATTGATACTCAGCCAGAGCGAGATGTAGTCAATGGCGTTTTATCGCTTAACTCTGATGGTAGTTTCACTTATGTACCAAATAGCGAGTTTATCGGTGATGACTCATTTGTATACCGTGTACGTAGTAACGATGGTGAGGTGCAACTGGCAGAAGTATTTATTTCAGTTCAAGAAAGCGTCACCAGTATTCCGCCCGTAGCTGTTAATGATGCGTTTGAGACTAGCGAAGACTTTATTCTATCAGTTAGCTCGCCAGGTGTATTAGAAAATGATATTGATCAAGCACTTAATACTGTTTCAATTAGCATAGAGACAACCACAACCAGCGGTTCGCTGGAGTTGACGGAAGAGGGGGGGTTTAGATACGTCCCTAATGCTGATTTTGCCGGTCAAGACTTCTTTATATACATCATAACAAATGAAGTGGGATTGAGCGCAAGTGCATTTGGTGTAATTAACGTCCTAAGTGTTAATGATCCACCTATGGCGATGGATGACTCTTTCGAAGTTGCACAGGGGCAGCCAACTGCGATAAATGTAGTAAGCAATGACAGTGATAAAGATGGTGAGTTAGTTTTATCGACATTAGAAATTGTGATGCAGCCCATGCACGGTTCTGTCTCTGTAGATTCAAGTACGGGACAATTGATATATCAGAGCGATGCCAATTACCGCGGTTCTGATTATTTTGTCTATACAATAGAGGATAATGAAGGTGCTAAGTCAAATGAGGCATTTGTCCAAATTTTTGTTACGGGAGAGAACTCCGCACCAGTGGCGGTAAATGATATTGCCAGCACTTCTCAAGGTGTACCTGTAGATATTGATGTACTCGCTAATGATGCTGACTCAGATGGTTCATTAGTGTTTAGCTCTATTGAAATCACAACAAATCCAGCTAATGGGCAAGTGAATTTGAATTCTAGCGACGGGGTTTTGGTCTACACGCCTAGTTCAGGGTTTTTTGGCACAGATTCATTCCAATATCGTGTACAAGATAATGAAAATCAATTTTCTAATATTGCGTCTGTTACCGTGACGGTACAAGCTGTTAATCAGGCACCTGTCGCAAACGCAGACAGTGCACAGGTTGAAATTGGTGCGTCAGTGATGATTGCAGTGTTAGAAAATGATACCGATTCTGATGGTACTATTGATGCGAGTACGGTTGAGGTTGTTACAAATCCAAGTAAAGGGACGGTTAATATTGGGTCTACCGGAGAGATTTCGTACATGCATTCAGGCACAGCGGTTGGTACAGATAGTTTCTCATACCGAGTGAGTGACGATGATGGTACGCTCTCTAATATCGCACTTGTTTCCATCAATATTGTTGAGCCAAATACCATCCCTATCGCGAATGCAGATACAGCATCACTTGATAAGAATACGTCTGTCATGATTGATGTGCTCAATAATGATGATGCCAAAGGGCAGACATTAAATTTATCTAGTATTGAGATAATTAATCCAGTATCACATGGCTCAACCTTTGTTGATACTTCTACAGGCTATATTAGTTATATTCCGATGAACAACTTTGTTGGTACTGATAGCTTTACGTATCAAATCATGAATAACTTAGGTGAGACATCTAATGTTGCAACTGTGACGATCACCGTTTTACCAAAGAATTACTCACCGACGGTATCACCTAATTCAGCGAATATTGATACCAGTGTTTCTAATGGTGAGCTTGTATTACAAGTTACTGCGTCAGATCCGGATGGTGACAGTATCAGCTACACATTGAATGGCACGAACGCCAGTCTATTTTCAATCGCGAGTAATGGCCAAGTAACGGTGGCTAATGCGGGTCAAATTAGTACTAATGGTGAAGCTGTTTACACGTTGACGGTTGAAGTCTGTGATAATGCCTCTCCTAGTTTGTGTGCTTCGGCGCAAATAACAATCAATGTGAGTGTTGCGCAAACTACATTTGTTGCAAACAAACTGACTACGTTTGGCTCTGATGGAGAAAGTATTGTTAGGCTTCGCGCTTCAATGGAGTCGCACGAAGCGGGCCAATCTTTATTGTTAAGTGATGGTAGCGTGTTAGTCGTCGGTGGAGTAGGGTATTGGAATGAAACCCTAGTCAGGAATATACATCGCGCATCGATAGCGAAGGTGATGCCTGATGGATATCCAGATACAAGCTTTGCAAGTCAAGGCGTGTTTACCAGTTACTTCGGGATTGAAGTTGCTGATCAGCCACAAAATATCGTTGCTAAGGCCGTCGCCGTAGACAGTAGTAATCGTATTTACGTTGCTGGTTTTGCCGATTTTGGTGCAACTGAAGCGCAAGAGCTACTGTTGTTTAGATTGACTGCCGAAGGTGTCCACGATACTTCTTATGGCGCAGGCTCTGGCTATACCAAATTGCCACTCACCACCGGTGGACGAGTAACGCCGATATCTATTGCTGTGGATGATGCTCAGGTTGTTACTGTGCTGAGTAATGTAGCAGTTGGTGAAAATACCAGCATCAAGTTCACTCGTGTGGACGCCAGTGGAAACATAACTGCGTCACTTGATATTGCGCCAAGTTCTTCTCAATATGCCGATGGTGTGATTGACCTGGGTAGTAATTTACTGGTCTATGGCGAAGTTATGTCGGAGGCTGGGAATAAGGATTTATTATTTGTAAGAGTAATAGAAGATACGCTTGCAATTGACACTAGCTTCCAATCTGCCGGATTTTTACAAATTGATATTTATAGCGCCGCATTTGACAACCAAGTACATGATGTTATTCAGTTGAGTGACGGGAAGTTGTTACTGACAGGAGACTCTTACCTTACCGGTGGTAGTGATAAATCGGTATTTGTAATGCGGTTGAACAGTGATGGCTCAATGGATACTTCATTTAATTCTACAGGGTACATTTTATACGAGCTAAATCAATTACCTGCATCCGGTATTGACGGTCAGGACTTTTCAACATGGAATGCGTTTGGCTTTGGTCTGTATGCGGATGATACACACTATTACGTTGGGATTGGCCGGGGACAATACAGTACGTCTTCAAATGCTGTACAGCTATTTAGAACGGACTTAAACGGAGTCATAGATACGAGTTGGCTACCAGAATCTGGCGGTCCTACAGCCTACAGACAATTTTTATTGACTCCAGTTGATTGGCATCGCACGAGTCAAGGGCTGTTTGTTTATGGTTATCAGTATCGCTCTGTAGGAAACAATTTTTTCTATTCTCAATGGATCGGAGAGTTTACGCTCAGTGCAGCTTTAAATAGCAATTTTGGCTCAGCAGGTGAAGTCAACTTAGACACAGGAGATGCCAACGAATCATTTACTGAAGGACTGAGCATTCAGTCGTCATCGAGCCAATTACTTCTCACTGGTAACGCAACGACTTGGCAGAACGGCGAAGTGCCTTATGTCTATAAATTAGATGACACAGGTAAAGGGGTTGCAAGTTTTGGTAACCTTGGCAAGGTGCAGCTCGCGCTGAGTACTTCCGTAACGACAACCACTGCCGTAGAAGCATTGGCTGGTAATATCTTACTTGCAGGCAATCAGACGGTTGATCAAGCGGTCATTGTGAACGTCAAAAATAATGGTCAGCAAGATTTTGACTTCATACCTGGTAGCAGTGCAACCGCCATCGGTATTTCCGCTTCTACTTATGGTGGCACGGGCAGTACAATTAAAGTGACCAAGTTATACACATTACCGACCTCAGACTTTATCGCATTTGCGAAAATTAATGATGGCTGTATTGACCAAAGCCATGCATTTTTCTATTCGAGTGTGGGTCTGATGTTAGGACACTTCCAATACCCTGTTCCTAGTGAAGTTTCCTGTGGTACCACAGCGAGAGGGATTGATTTTATTCACCCCGTGTCCACAACGGAATTAGTTGGTATTGGTACCGATGAGCAAGTATTTAGCGAACCACGCGTGATTCTAGCGAAATCGAATTTAACAGGTGACTTGGATGCATCGTTTGGTACTGCAGGTGTATCAGCCTTAGACATTGGATTGGTATCTGGAGAAACGATGGACTTAAAAGGCTCGTTTGTTGACTCGCAAGGCAAGTTTGTCATATTCGGCACTGGTGGAAGCAAAAACTTTGTGCTTAGAGTGAATATTGATGGCTCTATTGACAGTACATTTGGTTCTGGTGGTGTATTGATATTTGAACAGTTAGGTACGACAGCCGTTGTGGTCAAGCAAGGTTGGGTTCAAAGTACTGGGGAGTTGGTGTTATTCCTACAAGAATCAAGCGGTCAAGGTGTTTACATTGCTCGGGTTAAATTGGGGGATGACGCAGGTACTCTCGATACAGCGTTTAACACTGTTGGTTATCAGAACTTTTCAACCCCCATGACAGGACAGTTATCCTCTGCTATTAGTTTGAATAATGGAGATAGTTTTGTACTTGTTTTACAACAAGATGAGCCGAAGGTCATCGTGTTGCAAGCAGGAATCATTGAAATTTCTGACTAG
- a CDS encoding FecR family protein translates to MNSNFKLIANCTPVSTVMALALFLPFCTAAEQAGKTIMSRGEVIATDSSSEANRALKRRSPIYDVDVVNTGESSQAQLRMQDGAIIALKAQTQLKIEEYKLGSAEGGSVVMELISGGLRTITGEIKGDKGNYKLKTPVGSIGIRGTHYEAEWKNNELLLAVWDGTIEVDMSNATGAQAPVLLGKGGDFSFAKVSESGAVTSLLKPPSELSSLSSSVSESAQSNDTEEQSSTVASAELDPTEQPAPVLEGSFSQVANDVSQNEYINEQELDSLGTDDIGELISERTGSAAYTVLESIDASSSLGTVSALNLQMTVNFDRGTVEQGALSFQDSGGEWFAAFNGLITTEGMDLGVNFASHGNNLANGTIQSQFINGLDNLSGSFNLREIENPSVSARGEFLLGQP, encoded by the coding sequence ATGAATTCTAATTTTAAGTTGATTGCCAATTGTACACCTGTATCAACAGTGATGGCTCTCGCGCTGTTTTTGCCATTTTGTACGGCTGCAGAACAAGCAGGTAAAACCATAATGTCTCGTGGGGAAGTGATTGCAACTGATAGCAGTAGTGAGGCGAATAGAGCTTTGAAGAGACGTAGTCCAATTTATGATGTGGATGTTGTAAATACTGGTGAGTCAAGTCAGGCCCAGCTCAGAATGCAAGATGGCGCTATTATTGCCCTCAAAGCCCAAACTCAATTGAAGATTGAAGAATATAAATTGGGCAGCGCTGAGGGCGGCTCTGTTGTGATGGAACTTATTTCTGGTGGATTACGCACTATCACAGGTGAAATTAAAGGTGATAAGGGTAATTATAAATTGAAAACACCCGTTGGCAGTATTGGGATCCGTGGTACCCATTATGAAGCTGAATGGAAAAACAACGAGTTACTCTTGGCGGTTTGGGATGGCACCATTGAAGTTGATATGAGTAATGCGACAGGTGCGCAAGCACCTGTTTTACTTGGCAAAGGCGGAGATTTTTCTTTTGCGAAAGTGAGCGAGAGCGGGGCCGTTACCTCACTTCTCAAACCCCCTTCTGAGTTATCTTCACTGTCTTCGTCAGTAAGCGAGTCAGCACAGTCTAATGATACTGAAGAACAAAGTTCTACGGTTGCGAGTGCTGAATTAGACCCCACTGAACAACCGGCTCCAGTGTTGGAGGGGAGTTTTTCTCAAGTGGCTAATGATGTGTCGCAAAATGAGTATATTAATGAGCAAGAATTGGATAGCTTGGGAACCGATGACATCGGTGAGTTAATTTCCGAGCGAACTGGTAGTGCTGCTTATACTGTGCTGGAAAGCATAGACGCAAGCTCAAGCCTTGGTACAGTGAGTGCTCTTAATTTACAAATGACGGTTAACTTTGATCGAGGAACTGTTGAGCAGGGGGCTTTGTCCTTTCAAGATTCTGGTGGTGAGTGGTTTGCTGCATTTAATGGCTTGATAACCACTGAGGGAATGGATCTTGGTGTTAACTTTGCCTCTCATGGTAATAATCTTGCTAATGGGACGATTCAAAGTCAATTCATTAACGGACTTGATAATTTAAGTGGTTCCTTCAATTTAAGAGAAATCGAAAACCCGAGCGTTTCAGCTCGAGGTGAGTTTCTTTTAGGTCAGCCTTAG
- a CDS encoding tetratricopeptide repeat protein, producing MSLVLRCAQYAFITLASLMSSICLAQNNVSQSDESLKKILSEINANLAQKDYQSAYQKAEAEIDEWAGEPNFDFLYAQAALEQAKYDEAIFALERVLVSWPDHVPSHYLLGLTYAKQKNYTQASGVFSSLLNAQLSPSMRDRVSQALEAVERNTQKLEQSFNHTVSLALGHDSNVNSGALDDRIVIGGLPLTLGQSSLKTADNFMRFKYRFRGNWQQTQYQGWKLDVNYSDQRHKDADQYDRYQGSIRFGYEHKKDDFTFSTGGQFGVLTLDNNTYQQDFGLYGSVQYNITPHYFTALSGFAFSQNNVQDRNLDSRIYTIQGSAGYSSALWLLKADIGYTWQPARYDEGEHYGRDYNFISGSVSHKTGEKGLLSFKAQYRDIEHRADHPLFLSTRNEELVILNLNWRYKWSQSLSVDLSASYYDKHSSITLYSYDRTEWFSGVRYEF from the coding sequence ATGTCACTAGTACTTCGATGCGCACAGTACGCTTTTATAACACTTGCCAGCTTGATGAGTTCAATATGTTTGGCACAGAACAATGTATCTCAATCTGATGAGAGCCTGAAAAAAATTCTCAGTGAAATTAACGCCAATTTAGCCCAAAAAGACTACCAATCAGCATATCAAAAAGCCGAAGCAGAAATTGATGAGTGGGCTGGTGAGCCTAACTTCGATTTTTTATATGCTCAAGCCGCGTTAGAGCAGGCCAAGTATGATGAGGCTATATTCGCGTTAGAACGGGTGTTGGTGAGCTGGCCAGATCATGTCCCCAGCCATTATTTGTTGGGTTTAACATACGCGAAACAAAAAAACTATACGCAGGCCAGTGGTGTTTTTTCAAGTTTGCTAAATGCTCAACTCAGTCCGTCAATGCGCGACAGGGTAAGCCAAGCGTTAGAAGCCGTTGAGCGAAATACGCAAAAGCTGGAGCAATCTTTTAATCATACAGTGTCACTCGCTCTGGGTCATGACTCAAATGTAAATAGTGGAGCCTTGGATGATAGAATAGTGATTGGTGGGTTGCCGCTCACATTAGGCCAAAGTAGTTTGAAAACAGCAGATAACTTTATGCGGTTCAAATATCGCTTTCGAGGAAACTGGCAGCAGACACAGTACCAAGGTTGGAAATTAGACGTTAATTACTCAGATCAGCGCCATAAAGATGCTGATCAATATGACCGATATCAAGGCTCAATTCGATTTGGGTATGAACATAAAAAAGATGATTTTACTTTTTCAACTGGGGGGCAATTTGGTGTTTTAACACTCGATAATAACACCTACCAACAAGACTTTGGCTTGTATGGCTCAGTGCAATACAACATTACACCTCATTATTTCACGGCTTTAAGTGGCTTTGCTTTTTCACAAAACAATGTTCAAGACCGCAATCTCGATAGTCGTATTTATACCATTCAAGGCTCCGCAGGGTATTCATCAGCATTATGGCTGTTGAAGGCTGATATTGGATATACCTGGCAGCCAGCCAGATATGATGAAGGTGAACATTATGGCCGAGACTACAATTTTATTTCTGGATCAGTGAGTCACAAAACTGGGGAAAAGGGGTTATTGAGTTTTAAAGCGCAATATAGAGATATTGAACACAGAGCAGATCATCCTCTTTTCTTGTCTACAAGAAACGAAGAGCTTGTCATTCTTAATTTGAATTGGCGATACAAGTGGAGCCAATCACTGAGTGTGGATTTGTCAGCATCTTACTACGATAAACACAGCTCAATTACCTTATATAGCTACGATAGAACAGAATGGTTCTCAGGAGTCCGTTATGAATTCTAA
- the astB gene encoding N-succinylarginine dihydrolase, translating to MNFYEVNFDGLVGPSHNYAGLSYGNVASKANAKKFSNPKQAALQGLDKMFALAQLGLHQGVLAPNARPDLKTLRALGFGGSDADVIAKAAKAEPQLLKACYSASSMWTANAATVSPSCDTEDRKVHFTPANLNNKLHRAIEVETTARILKQVFHDKDYFAHHEPLPQHPLFGDEGAANHTRLADSYNHSGLAVFVYGQDNQSDIRPSKFPARQTRQASEAVARSHLLKPENSLFIQQNPDVIDAGVFHNDVIAIGNENVFLFHEQAFYDQQTSVRKIREAYSGSRPLHLIEVSSADVTVEQAVQSYIFNSQLVSLPNGGMALIAPSECQKINAVETYLSTLKEASNPVNDVIYLDVKQSMQNGGGPACLRLRVVLSELELKAANQACLLDEQLYSKLSAWISKHYRDQLSEYDLADYQLLLESYSALDELTQILQLGSVYDFQIG from the coding sequence ATGAACTTCTATGAAGTTAATTTCGATGGACTTGTCGGGCCATCACATAACTACGCAGGCCTGTCATATGGAAATGTGGCTTCAAAAGCAAATGCAAAAAAATTTTCCAACCCTAAGCAGGCAGCTTTGCAAGGGTTAGATAAAATGTTCGCTCTAGCGCAATTGGGCTTACATCAAGGGGTGTTGGCTCCAAATGCCCGCCCAGATTTAAAGACGTTACGTGCGCTTGGATTCGGTGGAAGCGATGCGGATGTTATCGCGAAAGCTGCAAAAGCAGAGCCTCAATTGCTTAAAGCATGTTATTCAGCGTCGTCGATGTGGACAGCAAATGCGGCTACGGTGTCGCCAAGCTGCGATACTGAAGATCGGAAGGTTCATTTTACGCCCGCCAATTTAAACAACAAACTGCATCGTGCGATAGAAGTTGAAACAACGGCTCGTATTCTGAAGCAAGTCTTCCATGATAAAGATTATTTTGCACATCACGAACCGCTACCACAGCATCCGCTTTTTGGTGATGAAGGGGCTGCAAACCATACTCGCTTGGCTGACTCTTATAATCATTCTGGCTTGGCTGTATTTGTTTATGGACAAGATAATCAAAGTGATATCAGGCCGTCCAAATTCCCAGCCAGGCAAACACGTCAAGCAAGTGAGGCGGTAGCACGCAGTCATCTGCTTAAACCTGAAAATAGCCTTTTTATTCAGCAAAACCCTGATGTAATCGACGCAGGTGTATTTCACAATGACGTGATAGCGATAGGCAATGAAAATGTATTTTTATTTCATGAACAGGCATTTTATGATCAGCAAACGTCAGTTAGAAAAATTCGAGAGGCCTACTCTGGTAGTCGGCCTTTGCACTTGATTGAGGTCTCTAGTGCTGATGTGACGGTAGAGCAAGCTGTTCAGAGTTACATATTTAACAGTCAGCTGGTGAGCTTGCCAAATGGTGGAATGGCTCTGATAGCGCCAAGTGAATGTCAAAAAATCAATGCCGTTGAAACGTATTTAAGTACGCTTAAAGAGGCAAGTAATCCCGTCAATGATGTCATTTACCTAGACGTCAAACAAAGTATGCAAAATGGCGGTGGGCCTGCTTGTTTGCGTTTGCGCGTGGTGTTGTCGGAGCTTGAACTCAAAGCGGCCAATCAAGCTTGCCTTTTAGATGAGCAATTATATTCAAAGCTATCTGCTTGGATAAGTAAACACTATCGTGATCAGCTAAGCGAATATGATTTGGCTGACTATCAGCTATTGTTAGAAAGTTATTCTGCTTTGGATGAATTGACTCAGATTTTGCAACTTGGTTCTGTGTATGACTTTCAAATAGGGTGA
- a CDS encoding deoxycytidylate deaminase, whose amino-acid sequence MRPDWDEYFIDLVDSVGQRATCDRGKSGCIIVKDKRIISTGYVGSPSGLPHCDDVGHLMKQVTDSDGTTRQHCVRTIHAEQNAICQAARYGVPLDGATLYCTMEPCRVCAMLIISCGISKVVAKKRYHAAQETRDMFEMAGVELVVIEQEIATYDDQ is encoded by the coding sequence ATGAGACCAGATTGGGATGAATACTTCATTGATTTAGTTGACAGTGTTGGACAAAGGGCCACCTGTGATAGAGGTAAATCAGGCTGTATTATAGTTAAAGATAAAAGAATAATATCAACAGGTTATGTGGGTTCTCCCTCTGGTTTACCACACTGCGACGATGTCGGTCACCTAATGAAACAAGTCACAGATAGCGATGGTACCACACGACAGCATTGTGTACGCACGATCCATGCAGAGCAAAATGCTATCTGCCAAGCCGCTCGCTATGGCGTGCCATTAGATGGTGCAACTTTATACTGTACAATGGAGCCATGTCGTGTATGCGCCATGCTCATCATCAGCTGTGGCATTTCCAAAGTTGTTGCAAAAAAGCGCTACCATGCAGCACAAGAAACCAGAGATATGTTTGAGATGGCAGGTGTAGAACTTGTGGTTATTGAGCAAGAAATCGCAACTTACGACGACCAATAA